In a genomic window of Halobiforma lacisalsi AJ5:
- a CDS encoding DUF411 domain-containing protein has product MDGSLTRRRLCSLGAAAAFVGASGCIGGGNGDGDSDGDSDGDEPGTVSAAPVGDDWSWDGSVPVDEVVQHHDPSCGCCSEYVAYLEDNGFDVRVETTDELGAVKTDLSVPAEARSCHTVEFGDYLVEGHVPLQAVEALFAAEPAVAGITIPGMPRHAPGMGLPGDDPLTVYTFEDAESGSDDLSEFVAV; this is encoded by the coding sequence ATGGACGGCTCACTGACGCGTCGTCGGCTGTGCTCGCTCGGCGCGGCGGCCGCGTTCGTCGGGGCGAGCGGCTGTATCGGCGGCGGAAACGGTGACGGCGACAGTGACGGCGACAGTGACGGCGACGAACCCGGAACCGTCTCGGCCGCTCCGGTCGGCGACGACTGGTCGTGGGATGGATCGGTCCCGGTCGACGAGGTCGTCCAGCATCACGACCCGTCCTGTGGCTGCTGTTCCGAGTACGTCGCCTACCTCGAGGACAACGGGTTCGACGTCCGCGTCGAGACGACCGACGAACTCGGAGCCGTCAAGACCGATCTCTCGGTCCCCGCGGAGGCCCGGAGCTGTCACACCGTCGAGTTCGGCGACTACCTCGTGGAGGGACACGTCCCGCTCCAGGCGGTCGAGGCGCTGTTCGCGGCGGAGCCGGCGGTCGCCGGGATCACGATTCCCGGCATGCCACGGCACGCGCCGGGTATGGGGCTGCCGGGTGACGATCCCCTGACGGTCTACACGTTCGAGGACGCGGAGTCCGGAAGCGACGACCTCTCCGAGTTCGTCGCCGTCTGA
- a CDS encoding S8 family peptidase, with protein MERRTFIRQAAAGTLALGAISTVSATDDGLHLVASESDVRSRLEGSGYEIKTEIVDGRLYSVLGATDAADLEEIDGVTHAVPNARIELEEPELVESEVDADGPEFYELQWDKQVTDVLPAHKHATGEDRTIAIIDTGVAEHPDLENLDTEKSKKFKFGEIEGYDGDPYGHGTHVAGIAAGTGENGIVGTAPDAELVSLQVFYYVEPEDPDEDPVLTTTTEDILNAVTYAAEMGADVANLSLGTPPLPPQYNAGGYRGVLTPVYQNAVAQGTVVTASAGNDAYDLQGGHFSTPNGVPGTMSISATGPNDELVFYSNYGTGQVDVGAPGGGYETLEKTLSDDTEWPYPTNLVLSSVPEDVYGTQYAYFAGTSMAAPQVAGLAALVRELEPETTAQQVETAIKAGAEYADGQSDAELGAGRINAEYTVENLE; from the coding sequence ATGGAACGAAGAACGTTCATCCGACAGGCCGCTGCGGGAACGCTAGCACTGGGGGCGATCAGTACGGTTTCGGCGACGGACGACGGGTTGCACCTCGTCGCAAGCGAGAGCGACGTTCGGAGCCGACTGGAGGGATCGGGGTACGAAATCAAAACCGAAATCGTCGACGGACGACTCTACTCGGTACTCGGGGCGACAGACGCCGCCGACCTCGAGGAGATCGACGGCGTCACACACGCGGTTCCGAACGCCAGGATCGAACTCGAGGAACCCGAACTCGTCGAATCCGAAGTCGATGCGGATGGGCCGGAGTTCTACGAGCTCCAGTGGGACAAGCAGGTCACGGACGTCCTGCCTGCACACAAGCACGCGACGGGAGAGGATCGGACCATCGCGATCATCGACACGGGGGTCGCCGAGCATCCGGACCTCGAGAACCTCGACACGGAGAAGAGTAAGAAATTCAAGTTCGGGGAGATCGAGGGGTACGACGGTGATCCCTACGGCCACGGGACTCACGTCGCCGGCATCGCAGCCGGGACGGGTGAGAACGGCATCGTCGGCACGGCACCGGACGCCGAACTCGTCTCCTTGCAGGTGTTCTACTACGTCGAGCCCGAGGACCCGGACGAGGACCCGGTGCTGACGACGACGACTGAAGACATCCTGAACGCGGTCACCTACGCGGCCGAGATGGGTGCGGACGTCGCGAACCTGAGCCTCGGGACGCCGCCGCTCCCGCCCCAGTACAACGCGGGCGGCTACCGCGGCGTGCTGACGCCGGTCTACCAGAACGCCGTCGCCCAGGGGACAGTCGTCACCGCCAGCGCCGGTAACGACGCGTACGACCTCCAGGGCGGTCACTTCTCGACGCCCAACGGGGTTCCGGGGACGATGAGCATCAGCGCGACCGGACCGAACGACGAACTGGTCTTCTACTCGAACTACGGCACTGGACAAGTCGACGTCGGCGCACCCGGCGGCGGGTATGAGACGCTCGAGAAGACCCTGTCCGACGACACCGAGTGGCCGTACCCGACGAACCTCGTGCTCTCGTCGGTTCCCGAGGACGTGTACGGGACCCAGTACGCCTACTTCGCCGGCACGTCGATGGCCGCACCGCAGGTCGCCGGGCTGGCCGCCCTCGTGCGCGAACTCGAGCCCGAAACGACCGCCCAACAGGTCGAAACCGCGATCAAAGCCGGTGCGGAGTACGCCGACGGCCAGAGCGACGCGGAACTCGGTGCTGGTCGCATCAACGCGGAATACACGGTCGAAAACCTCGAGTAG
- a CDS encoding sodium:proton antiporter: MTGVILAGVIGALFALGTFLLLRRDLIRVVWGLAIISQAANVYLLAMGGVAEGTAETVPVLEGHGHEVHVPMAVADPLVQALVLTAIVIGFGMTAFALVLSYRVYEEHGTLDVSKLGDRE, from the coding sequence ATGACGGGCGTCATCCTCGCCGGGGTGATCGGCGCGCTGTTTGCCCTCGGGACGTTCCTGCTCCTGCGCCGGGATCTGATCCGGGTCGTCTGGGGGCTGGCGATCATCAGCCAGGCGGCAAACGTCTACCTACTCGCAATGGGCGGGGTCGCCGAGGGGACCGCCGAGACGGTCCCCGTGCTCGAGGGCCACGGCCACGAGGTCCACGTGCCGATGGCCGTGGCCGACCCGCTCGTCCAGGCGCTCGTGTTGACCGCCATCGTCATCGGGTTCGGGATGACCGCGTTCGCGCTCGTGCTCTCCTACCGGGTGTACGAGGAACACGGCACGCTCGACGTCTCGAAACTGGGTGATCGGGAATGA
- a CDS encoding MnhB domain-containing protein — protein sequence MTTVIMRTTARVIVPIILVVAVTLFVEGHNLPGGGFIGGVLTTTAFAVIYLAFGLDFLERGVLGRDVEPGKEPSRDRVVVAYRRLFEYGLAIAVLSGLVPLLFDRPFLTQTFVEFEGVPIYDHVELASAVAFDLGVYCVVVGGLLTILSVVGAE from the coding sequence ATGACCACCGTCATCATGCGCACGACCGCGCGCGTGATCGTTCCGATCATCCTCGTGGTCGCCGTCACGCTGTTCGTGGAGGGACACAACCTCCCCGGCGGCGGGTTCATCGGCGGCGTGCTCACGACGACGGCCTTCGCCGTCATCTATCTCGCCTTCGGGCTGGACTTCCTCGAGCGGGGCGTCCTCGGACGCGACGTCGAACCCGGCAAGGAACCCTCGCGGGACCGCGTCGTCGTTGCCTACCGCCGGCTGTTCGAGTACGGCCTCGCGATCGCCGTCCTCAGCGGCCTCGTGCCGCTGCTGTTCGATCGGCCCTTCCTCACACAGACGTTCGTCGAGTTCGAGGGCGTGCCGATCTACGACCACGTCGAACTGGCGAGCGCGGTCGCGTTCGATCTGGGGGTCTACTGCGTCGTCGTCGGCGGCCTCCTGACGATCCTCTCGGTGGTGGGTGCCGAATGA
- the mbhE gene encoding hydrogen gas-evolving membrane-bound hydrogenase subunit E, whose translation MTPESSIVLAAVVLPFLVAGLTPLLYRALGERVGYAGAAVAALCFGLLATQYGTEGIVEVAWIPSLEIALQFYVDGWGLLFASLASGIGTLIFLYSPSYMHGETGLARFYTALLAFMGSIVGVALAANLIAIFVFWELTSLCSFVLIGHHTGDEDSQYAARMAMFVTVGGGLFLLVGFLLLSIVAGDVLGPAAAFDLTAMLENPDAMESGLRDRGFFLPVLGLLAIGAGTKSAQVPVHFWLPNAMAAPTPVSAFLHSATMVKVGVYFLGRVRPLLVGVEWLLLFATVGLATMTVCALLAVAATDIKELLAYSTASHLGLMVAGFGFTSIYGAETGVFHLLNHALFKAALFLIAGIVAHEAGSRKLSELGGLRRDLPITAAMTVVVALSMGGIPPFNGFYSKELLFEAALEASHYHDIGALGWIYPAVAVFGSIFTVLYSLRFLSLFFGERPEELGEIHRPAIPLVAAPAVLTVLAAVVSVDPELAVRAAVQSGVDATAVDPHEMHVGLPTEYSTPVGMSAVAIVGGLVAYPFYDRLHTGIQTIPRAVPPASPSWWYGSLVDVLPRAGAGLAARVHNGLLRTYATWTLAATAAFALAGFAATGMISATGLGFEIPIAVALVLVVAVAAGLAVATSETHVAGVLTLSILGFMVAIFYILASAPDLALTQLVVETLVLLIFLLVIEEIPEFDESLGRTARDAVLSVAVGATVFVTVLVATDSRPGGTTDVARYYATRAVPEGGGTNIVNVTLVDFRGFDTLGELAVVALAAISILTLIVMRSSRGIEPGTESGPETEATDGGDDE comes from the coding sequence GTGACACCGGAGTCGTCGATCGTCCTCGCGGCCGTCGTGTTGCCGTTCCTAGTCGCGGGGCTGACGCCCCTGTTGTACCGAGCTCTCGGCGAACGCGTCGGGTACGCGGGCGCCGCGGTCGCGGCCCTCTGTTTCGGTCTGCTGGCCACGCAGTACGGAACCGAGGGGATCGTCGAAGTCGCCTGGATCCCGTCGCTCGAGATCGCATTACAGTTCTACGTCGACGGCTGGGGACTTCTGTTCGCCTCGCTTGCGTCCGGCATCGGGACGCTGATCTTCCTCTACTCCCCGTCGTATATGCACGGCGAGACGGGCCTGGCCAGGTTCTACACCGCGTTGCTCGCTTTCATGGGATCGATCGTCGGCGTCGCCCTGGCGGCGAACCTGATCGCGATTTTCGTCTTCTGGGAACTCACTAGCCTCTGTTCGTTCGTGCTGATCGGCCACCACACCGGGGACGAAGACTCTCAGTACGCCGCCCGGATGGCCATGTTCGTCACCGTCGGCGGCGGCCTCTTCTTGCTTGTCGGCTTCCTCCTGCTGTCGATCGTCGCCGGGGACGTCCTGGGCCCGGCGGCCGCGTTCGACCTGACCGCGATGCTCGAGAACCCCGACGCGATGGAGTCAGGGCTGCGCGATCGGGGGTTCTTCCTGCCGGTGCTGGGCCTGCTGGCTATCGGCGCGGGCACCAAGTCCGCGCAGGTGCCGGTCCACTTCTGGCTGCCGAACGCGATGGCCGCGCCGACGCCCGTCTCCGCGTTCCTCCACTCGGCGACGATGGTGAAAGTCGGCGTCTACTTCCTCGGTCGCGTCCGGCCGCTGCTGGTCGGCGTCGAGTGGCTCCTCCTGTTCGCGACGGTCGGGCTAGCGACGATGACCGTCTGTGCGCTGCTCGCGGTCGCCGCGACCGACATCAAGGAACTGCTCGCGTACTCGACGGCGAGCCACCTCGGCCTGATGGTCGCCGGCTTCGGCTTCACCTCGATTTACGGGGCCGAGACGGGCGTCTTCCACCTGCTGAACCACGCGCTGTTCAAGGCCGCCCTCTTCCTGATCGCCGGGATCGTCGCCCACGAGGCCGGCTCCCGGAAACTCTCGGAACTGGGCGGGCTCCGGCGAGACCTGCCGATCACCGCGGCGATGACCGTCGTCGTCGCGCTCTCGATGGGCGGGATTCCGCCGTTCAACGGCTTCTACTCGAAGGAACTCCTGTTCGAGGCCGCCCTCGAGGCGAGCCACTACCACGACATCGGCGCGCTCGGCTGGATCTACCCGGCCGTCGCGGTCTTCGGGAGCATCTTCACTGTGCTGTATTCGTTGCGATTCCTCTCGCTGTTCTTCGGCGAGCGGCCCGAGGAACTCGGCGAGATCCACCGGCCCGCGATCCCGCTGGTGGCGGCGCCGGCCGTCCTGACGGTGCTCGCGGCCGTCGTCAGCGTCGACCCCGAACTCGCGGTTCGCGCCGCCGTCCAGTCCGGCGTCGACGCGACCGCGGTCGATCCCCACGAGATGCACGTCGGCCTCCCGACCGAGTACTCGACGCCCGTCGGGATGAGCGCCGTCGCTATCGTCGGCGGCCTGGTCGCGTACCCCTTCTACGACCGGCTTCACACGGGGATCCAAACGATCCCGCGTGCGGTCCCGCCCGCGAGCCCGTCCTGGTGGTACGGGTCGCTCGTCGACGTCCTGCCGCGGGCCGGCGCGGGGCTCGCCGCTCGCGTCCACAACGGGCTGTTGCGGACCTACGCGACGTGGACGCTCGCCGCCACCGCCGCGTTCGCACTTGCCGGGTTCGCCGCGACGGGAATGATCTCGGCGACCGGACTGGGGTTCGAGATCCCCATCGCGGTCGCGCTCGTACTGGTCGTCGCGGTCGCCGCGGGCCTTGCGGTCGCGACCTCGGAAACCCACGTCGCCGGCGTGCTCACCCTCTCGATCCTGGGCTTTATGGTCGCCATCTTTTACATCCTCGCGAGCGCGCCAGACCTCGCGCTGACACAACTGGTCGTCGAGACGCTCGTCCTGCTGATCTTCCTGCTCGTCATCGAGGAGATCCCCGAGTTCGACGAGAGTCTCGGCAGGACCGCCCGCGACGCCGTCCTCTCGGTCGCCGTCGGCGCGACCGTCTTCGTCACGGTGCTGGTCGCGACCGACTCGAGGCCCGGCGGCACCACTGACGTCGCCCGCTACTACGCCACCCGGGCCGTCCCCGAGGGCGGCGGGACCAACATCGTCAACGTCACGCTCGTGGACTTCCGGGGGTTCGACACGCTCGGCGAACTGGCGGTCGTCGCGCTTGCTGCCATCTCGATCCTGACGCTGATCGTCATGCGATCCAGTCGCGGTATCGAACCGGGGACCGAATCCGGACCCGAAACCGAAGCCACCGACGGAGGTGACGACGAATGA
- a CDS encoding tRNA uridine(34) 5-carboxymethylaminomethyl modification radical SAM/GNAT enzyme Elp3, whose amino-acid sequence MSTETPESDTDPTETEAFQQVCETLVDRILAGEIERDEVEKAKLEACSEHSAPKVPKNSELLDYAPKEHREDLEAVLQRKPVRTASGVSPVAIMTSPERCPHGKCLYCPGGPDSEFSSSQSYTGEEPAAARGVQNDYDPYGQVTLRLEQLREIGHPVDKVELILMGGTMTARSHDYQEWFVKRALEAMNDYDVDKEPEPAEGESFAQDPEEYEFRYLEDVIAENETADVRNIGTTFETKPDWCDPEQIDRMLDLGGTKVEVGVQTTYERINREMHRGHGVQASIDANQRLRDAAFKVGFHMMPGQPGMSKEMCLEDFRRLFEEEQWKPDYLKIYPTLIVRGTATYDWWHKGEFEPLGNEEAAELIAEIKDMIPRYTRLQRVQRDIPADFIDAGVWKSNLRQLARQRMEDHGWSCDCIRCREAGMNDEEPEDVELDVMTYDSCGGTEHFISFEDFDRDLLIGFCRLRFPSDPVRPELENAALVRELHVYGSEVAVDDGEPGSGQHQHKGYGRRLMERAEALAADAGYDKLSVISGIGAREYYREKLGYHQDGPYVSKRL is encoded by the coding sequence GTGAGCACCGAGACGCCCGAATCCGACACCGACCCGACGGAAACCGAAGCGTTTCAGCAGGTCTGTGAGACGCTAGTCGACCGGATCCTCGCGGGCGAGATCGAGCGCGACGAGGTCGAGAAAGCCAAGCTCGAGGCTTGCTCGGAACACTCGGCACCCAAGGTGCCGAAAAACTCCGAACTGCTCGACTACGCGCCCAAAGAGCACCGCGAGGACCTCGAGGCGGTGCTCCAGCGCAAACCCGTCCGTACCGCCTCGGGCGTCTCCCCGGTCGCGATCATGACCTCCCCCGAACGGTGTCCCCACGGGAAGTGTCTGTACTGTCCCGGCGGACCCGACTCCGAATTCTCCTCCTCGCAGAGCTACACCGGCGAGGAGCCGGCGGCCGCCCGCGGGGTCCAGAACGATTACGACCCCTACGGGCAGGTCACGCTCCGGCTGGAGCAACTGCGCGAGATCGGCCACCCCGTCGACAAGGTCGAACTGATCCTGATGGGCGGGACGATGACCGCCCGGAGCCACGACTACCAGGAGTGGTTCGTCAAGCGCGCCCTCGAGGCGATGAACGACTACGACGTCGACAAGGAACCCGAACCAGCCGAGGGCGAGAGCTTCGCGCAGGATCCCGAGGAGTACGAGTTCCGGTATCTGGAAGACGTGATCGCGGAAAACGAGACCGCGGACGTCCGCAACATCGGAACCACGTTCGAGACCAAGCCCGACTGGTGTGACCCCGAACAGATCGACCGGATGCTCGATCTGGGCGGGACGAAAGTCGAGGTCGGCGTCCAGACCACCTACGAGCGTATCAACCGCGAGATGCACCGCGGACACGGCGTCCAGGCCTCGATAGACGCCAACCAGCGGCTGCGCGACGCCGCGTTCAAGGTCGGCTTCCACATGATGCCTGGTCAGCCCGGGATGTCCAAGGAGATGTGTCTCGAGGACTTCCGCCGGCTGTTCGAGGAGGAACAGTGGAAGCCCGACTACCTGAAGATCTACCCGACGCTGATCGTCCGGGGAACGGCGACCTACGACTGGTGGCACAAAGGCGAGTTCGAACCGCTTGGCAACGAGGAGGCCGCGGAGCTGATCGCCGAGATCAAGGACATGATCCCCCGGTACACCCGGCTCCAGCGCGTCCAGCGGGACATCCCCGCGGACTTCATCGACGCGGGCGTCTGGAAGTCGAACCTCCGGCAACTCGCCCGCCAGCGGATGGAAGACCACGGCTGGTCCTGTGACTGCATCCGCTGTCGCGAGGCCGGGATGAACGACGAGGAGCCCGAGGACGTGGAACTCGACGTGATGACCTACGACTCCTGTGGCGGCACGGAACACTTCATCTCCTTCGAGGACTTCGATCGGGACCTCCTGATCGGCTTCTGTCGGCTGCGGTTCCCGTCGGACCCCGTGCGTCCGGAACTCGAGAACGCCGCCCTGGTGCGCGAACTCCACGTGTACGGGAGCGAGGTCGCGGTGGACGACGGCGAACCCGGCTCCGGCCAGCACCAGCACAAGGGGTACGGCCGGCGCCTGATGGAGCGAGCGGAGGCGCTCGCCGCCGACGCCGGCTACGACAAGTTGAGCGTCATCTCGGGCATCGGCGCCCGCGAGTACTACCGCGAGAAGCTGGGCTACCACCAGGACGGCCCGTACGTGAGCAAGCGGCTCTGA